Part of the Vibrio celticus genome, GGCTTTGAATACCAAGAAGAAGTCAAAGTTGAAGAAGTTGTCGTAGAAGCTACTGAATAATAGCACTCTACCTTAGTTAAAATAATAAGGGCGGAGCACTTTAAAGTGCTCCGCCCTTTTCTTTATCTGTCTTTGTCCATAAACCGTAAGCCGTAAGCCGTAAGCCGTAAAGATTAGCCTAACGCCAAGCTGTACAATCAGAGACTAGACGATTTCCCAACTATGAGTCATCTCTACGCCAGCACCCAACATTAGACATACAGAACAGTACTTTTCTAATGAATCCGCACAGACTTTAGCAACCTGATCAGGATCAAGGTTGTCACCAGACACTTCAAAGTGAATATTAATCACAGTAAAGATTTTCGGCGCTGTTTCACGACGTTTGGTTTCAAGCTTTGCATTACAACCAGTGATGCTTTGACCCGCAGATTTCAAACCGTCCACTACATCAACAGAGCTACAACCACCAGCGGCCATGAGCACCATCTCCATAGGGCTTGGCGCTGTAGCACCGCCGCTTCCATCCATAACAATAGAATGGCCTGATTGAGAGTGACCTAGGAATTTAAAGCCTTCGACCCATTTAACTTCTGCTTGCATGTTGTTCCTTAGATGTACGAAAACGTCATCATTATTTGGTATTTTATATCAATGCCTACACCCTACTACTGGCGGCATTTATGAGCAAGATTTTCTATTTGAGATATTTTTTTCATGAATAGTGTAATTTTTTCCATCTAAAACCTGTCTCTATTCGTACATTCAAAATCGAATGAGAAAAACGTCAAGATGAGGTATCTATGAATAAATTATCTAAAATATTGGTATCACTCGTGGTTGCACTACCACTGATTTCGCTGTTTGTAAGCCAGACTGGCACTGCCAATACAATGGATAAAACGGCTAATTCAGGTAAAACTGAAATCGCGACACTGGCTGGTGGTTGTTTTTGGTGTACAGAATCCGATCTAGAAAAACTGACAGGCGTGACAGACGTTATCTCTGGGTATTCTGGTGGTGAATTAGAAAACCCAACCTACAAACAAGTTTCATCGGGTAAATCTGGCCACATCGAAGTAATCAATGTGACCTATAACCCTGATGTGGTCAGCTATGAACAGGTGCTTGACCAATTATTCCAACACATCGACCCAACCGACGACAAAGGTTCTTTCGTAGATAGAGGTCCACAATATCGACCTGCTATTTTCTATCATAACCAAGAACAGAAAGACGTCGCTCAAAACTTCATGATGGAGATAGACAAAGCTCAGATCTTTGGTGAACCACTAAAAACAGAACTGATTAAGTTTGAAAAATTCTGGCCAGCAGAAGATTACCACCAAGATTATTACAAGAAGAGCAAAGTTCGTTATAACTACTACCGCTACGCCTCTGGTCGTGATCAGTACCTAGATAAAGTCTTCGGCGATGATAGAAAAGAAAACCCGCAAACGATCCGTCAGATCATCGATGGTAAGAATACGACAGCCAATGCTAAGACATACAGCAAGCCGTCTGATGCAGAGATCAAAGCTTCTCTAACCTCACTGCAATACAATGTCACACAAGACGACGCAACAGAGCGCCCATTTGACAACAAATACTGGGATAACAAGCAAGAAGGTATTTACGTCGATATCGTGACTGGTGAGCCATTGTTCTCTTCAAAAGACAAATACAAATCAGGTACCGGTTGGCCGAGCTTTACACAGCCAATCAGCGAGACTTATGTTGTAACGACTACTGACTACAAGCTGCTTTACCCAAGAACTGAGGTTCGCAGTAAGTTTGGTGATTCTCACCTAGGACATGTATTTAAAGATGGTCCAAAACCAACGGGTTTACGTTACTGCATGAACTCTGCCGCAATGCGCTTTATTCCAGCGGATAAACTGGCTGAAGAAGGGTATGAAGAATACGTTGAGATGTTTGAGGGCTAAGCACTCAGCGATTAACGCTACACCTATAACAACAAAGCCAGCATAATGAACTGACCCCCAATAGTTGGACACCAATTATTGGGGGTCTTTTTATGTCCAAATATAGCCGAGAGCTAAAATGTATCATTGCTAAGCAATACTTAGATGGCACGTCATCTCTCTACTTAGCAAAACAATATTCAATTTCTTCAAGGCAGATACGGTATTGGGCTCAAGTCTTTGCCATCCATGGTACTGATTCATTTTTACCAACTAAGCATGCCGCGACTGCTCAAACAAAACGAAAAGCATTGAATTTAATGTGGGCGAATGAATGGTCTCTCACGCACACTAGCGCTGTATTAAACCTCTCATCCCTGGGATACTCTCTGTCTGGCTCAAACGATTTAATGAGCTCGGTATCAAGGGGCTCAAAATGCGCCAGAAAGGAAGACCCTCAATGAAACAGCAACCTCAACGAACCACTAAGCCTGATAATGAAATGACACTTGAGGAGCTAAAAGAGGAGTTAGTCTACTTACGAACCGAGAATGCTGTTTTAAAAAGTTGGAAGAGTTGGAGCAGGAAAAACCGTCGAACAAAGAAAAGCGGTCATAGCTCTAACTCTTAAAGGCAAGTACCCGTTGAAGCACTTACTGCAGACTCTACAGCTGTCAAAAAGTGTCTTTTATTATCAGGCTCAAACGAGCAAGCGCCCAAATAGCTACGAACGTGAGCTGCGGTTGATAAAGTCAATTTATCATGAACATAAGGGCCGATACGGTTATCGTCGTATTCATTTAGAACTAAAAAATCAGGGGGTCGCGCTTAATCACAAAACGGTTCAAAGGCTTATGGCTCAGCTCAACCTTAAATCGACGGTCAGGATTAAAAAGTACCGTTCATACCGAGGAGAGTCTGGAACAGCTGCTCCCAACGTGCTTGAAAGAGATTTTAGTGCGACTCAACCCGATGAAAAGTGGGTAACTGATGTCACGGAGTTCAAAGTCAAAGAGCAGAAAGTATACTTGTCTCCCGTTGTCGACTTGTTTACTCAGGAAGTGGTAGCTTATAGAGTGGCCAAAAATGCCTGCTTGCCGCTTGTCACGGATATGCTGACGGAGGCTATATCAACGCTTAAACCCAACTCAAAGCCAATTATACACAGCGATCAAGGTTGGCAATATCGCCATCGACAGTATCAGAAAAGGTAGCGGAGAGTGGGTTAACGCAAAGCATGTCGAGAAAAGGTAACTGCTTGGATAATGCTGTTGCTGAAAACTTTTTTGCTTTACTCAAAACCGAGATGTATCACAACCAAAGCTTTGAAGATGCAGATGCTCTGATAGAGCAAATTAAAGAATACATCGAGTACTACAATACCAAACGTATAAAAGTGAAACTAAAAGGCCTGACTCCGATAGAATATCGAACTCAGGCCTTGAAAGCCGCTTAACAGAAATGTCCAACTTTATGGGGTCACTTCATAACGCTGGCTTTATGTTTTCTGATTCATTAACAAACGCTAGCCTGTTAGAACAGTGTCTTCTGGATACTTGAGCAGAGAAGGCTCTGGGCGAGCTAACATATACGCCAACGTCAAAGGACCGATACGACCAATAACCATCACAACAATCATAATGTATTTGCCAGGTTCGGTTAGATTTGCGGTTAACCCAGCCGTCAATCCTACCGTTGCAAAGGCAGAAATCACCTCGAACATGACTCGATCAAACGCTGCCTTTTCAGTAAGCATTAACAAAAACATTGCAGTGGTTAATAGCGCCCCACTTACCACAATAATGGCCAATGACTTTGTTACCGCTTGCCAGGTCACAGTACGTTTAAACATTACTACATGCTTTTTCTGACGTAAGAAGGTCCACGTTGCTACAAAAGCGACCGCAAAGGTCGAAACCTTAATACCACCACCAGTGGAAGTTGAACCAGCACCAATCAACATCAGTACTATCATCACCAACAATGCAGGCTGAGTGTACTGAGACAAATCCACACTATTAAAACCAGCAGTACGAGCACTCGCTGACTGGAAAAATGCCGCCAGCCACTGCCCTTGTGTCGACAAGCCCTCCATCGTCGCTGAGTTATTTCTCTCCAATAACCAAAACATCACCGTGCCCACCAACAATAACGTCGGTGTCGCCGTTAGCATAATCTTGGTGTGTAAATGAAGATGTCGAAAACCTTTACGCCAGTTACTCGATAGGTCGCCGACGACTGTGAAGCCTAGCCCGCCGAAAATAAACAAGCCAGCTAAGGTAAAGATCACCAGTGGATCATCAACAAAACTCATCATACTGTCTGAAAACAGTGCAAAACCTGCGTTATTGAATGCTGATATCGCATGAAAAAGCGCATAAAAGCTACCCGTTGACCATCCCATCTCAGGCACCCAGCGGAAACAGAGCAATACAAAGCCGATAAATTCAGCCACTAATGCAAAGATGATGATCTTCTTAACTAATTTGCGAAGGTTAATCTTACGATCTTGGCCAAGCGCTTCTTTCGCTAGTGCTTGTTGTTTAAGGCTTAACCGAACACCGAACATGTAAAGTAGTACCGCAGATAGAGTCATCTGCCCTAACCCACCGACTTGCATCAAGAACATCAGCAAGATTTTGCCCGCCAAGGTGAAATGCTCACCGGTATCGACAACACCTAATCCTGTCACACTGATCGCCGAGGTTGCTGTAAACAGTGCATCCGTAAAGCTTAGGCCTGTCACGGAGAATACAGGCATCGTCAACAATATTGCAGAGGGGATAAGTACGCCTAAGAAACTCGTAAGGATAATCTTAGGTTCAGAGCCTTTACGTGGCTTTTTATCACTCTTAAGCGTATAGAAAGTACCTTTTCGTTTTAACGAATTCATACTATTACCTTATTACCAATTACCAATTACCAATTACCAATTACCAATTGCGTAGCTTTCTAGATAAGGTCTCTTTCGGCCCAGCGATGATCACCACATCCCCAATTTCTAAACTCACATCCAATTCTGGTGCTTTAGTGAGGTTCGGTCCTCGCTTGAAGCCAAGTACCTCAACACCATTTTCTTTGCACAGCTTAAGGTCGCCAAGTTTCTTACCCAGCAACTTGGCGCCGATAACAATTTCGGTCATCGCTAAGCCACTACCGAGGTCGATAAATTCAAGAACGCGTCTATCCAGCATCTTCCTTGCGACACGAATACCCATGTCTCGCTCCGGCATGATGATATGGTCAGCGCCAATTTTAGAAAGGATCTTGCCGTGAAACTTATCGTTCGCCTTTACCCAAACAGCTTTTGCGCCTGACTCTTTTACCACCAGCGTAGTGAGAATACTGGAGTTAACGTCAGAGCCAATCGACACCATCACCATGTCGTAATCGTCGAGTCTTAACTCTTTGACGGTCTCCTCACTTGTACAGTTCGCAACAATCGCTTGTGAAACAAAGGCCGCCGCTTCTTTCACTCGCTCTTCATCAATATCGACGGCCAGTACCTGTGCCCCTGAACTTTGCAGCTCTTTGCAAACAGACAGACCAAATCGCCCTAAACCGATAACTGCATATTGTTTGTCGCTCATTTGAAATCCTGTTTAGAAATTTTAATTACACGGGATAGCCAAACCTACATTAGTTTCTATCTCAAAAAAAGTTAGTTCTGCAAGAATAAGGTTATACTATTGTCATAATCGCTTGATTTATAAAGGTAGAGAACAACTCGAGTTTCTGCTAATTTCCAATTCATAATTTCTGCGGCAGCACACACAATGAATGAATTCATAACCCAAGTACAAACCTACATCAACCAGAGCCATAGTGATTGGGCAAACAGCGTCCTATTCATCACTATTGCGAGTTTTCTCGCTTGGGTAGCTTGGCGAATTATCCATAATCGCTTAGAAATTCTGGTTCAGAAAACCCCTTTCCACTGGGATGATTTGCTACTAGAAGCACTGAAAACCCCAGTCAGCACATTACTTTGGTGTTGGCCTGCTACAGTATCTGTCGGACTCATCCTTCAAGACCAGTTTGGCAATGAAATCAACTGGTTAAAAACGCTTAAGCACATATTGATTATCTGTACCTTCGTTTGGTTTACCTTACGAATGATCACTAACACTGAAGCGTATGTCTTAGAGCAAAAAAACAGAGACGAAACTACAGTACAGGCAATTGCGAAAGTCGCTCGCCTGTTCTTTATGGTTATGGGCGGCCTAACCATTATGCAGGCATTTGGGCTCAGCCTTTCCGGCTTACTTACCTTTGGTGGTGTGGGTGGTTTGATCGTCGGTTTAGCGGCTAAGGACTTACTGTCGAATTTCTTCGGTGGCATGATGATTTACTTCGACCGCCCTTTTAAAGTCGGTGATTGGATACGCTCTCCCGATCGTCAAATCGAAGGCACTGTCGAACGCATTGGTTGGCGCATGACGATCATCCGCACTTTTGATAAGCGTCCTTTGTACGTGCCAAATTCGGTGTTCAGTAGTATTGTGGTAGAGAATCCATCGAGAATGTTGAATCGTAGAATCAATGAAACCTTTGGTCTTCGTTATCAAGATGCAGACAAATTGGCGCTCATTGTTGATGATGTAAGAACTATGCTCGAGACCCACCCAGATATTGATGCCAAACAGACGTTGATCGTTAACTTTGACAAATTTGGGCCATCAACGCTCAACTTCTTTATCTATACCTTTACAAAAACAGTCAACTGGATCAGGTACCACAAAGTGAAGCAAGACGTTCTGTTACAGGTTCTGGCGATTATTCATAAACACAATGCAGACATCGCGTTCCCAACACAGACACTCAAGATTGACCCTCAAGACTTTTCTAATGTTCAAGATCATAACAGCGTTCAAAGCCTAGGTGATAATCAGAATATTAGCGATCCCAAAGACATGTTGAACTCCCCTACGGAAGGTCATCGATAGTCATATCCTTCTTGGTTATCGATAAGTAATAAGCGTGAAGCGTGGTAATATGATGGTAGTATTCTTATGCACCTAATTACCACGCTATGATTTTACCTGTCATTCTAGCCGGCGGCTCCGGAAGTCGTCTCTGGCCACTGTCTCGCGAGCTTTACCCTAAGCAATTTCTCAATATTGCCGGCGACCAGTCAATGCTTCAGCACACACTTCAACGCCTGCAAGGCCTTGAAGAGCACTTGATGGATAGTAAATGCGATGCCCCATTCATTATCTGTAATGAAGAGCATCGCTTTATTGCCGCTGAACAAGCTCGATCAGCTAACATTCAACATAGTGGTATTCTGCTAGAGCCAGTCGGTAGAAATACAGCCCCAGCCATTGCGCTTGCCGCCCTAAAGGCTTTAAGTAAACCACCGCTTAATGAACAAAGCGCATCCGACCCTATCTTGTTAGTGCTGGCTGCTGATCATCACATCGCGAAAACCTCTGAATTCCAACAAGCGATTAGTCGTGGTGTTGATTATGCAAAACAAGGCAAGCTGGTGACATTCGGTATAACACCTAGCTCCCCTGAGACTGGCTATGGCTATATCAAGCAGGGAGAGCCTCTTTCCTCCAGTGCTCAAACTGATACTAATGGAACAGAGCAGCCAATCAATCACGCCTTCGCCATAGAATGCTTTGTAGAAAAGCCAGACACAGCAACAGCAGAAGAGTACATCCGCTCAGAACAATACTTATGGAACAGTGGCATGTTCATGTTTAAGGCATCGCGCTATGTTGAAGAACTCGCCGAACACCACCCTGAGATAGTAGCGGCTTGTAAACTCGCTCTTGCAACGCAAAATACCGACCTCGACTTTATCCGTATAGACGCTGAAGCATTCAAAAGCAGTCCAAGTGATTCAATCGATTACGCCGTGATGGAAAAGACCTCGCACGCCGCGGTGATCCCGATGGATGTCGGCTGGAACGATATTGGCTCATGGTCCGCGATCTGGGATGTAAGCGAAAAAGATCAGCACAATAACGTCATTGAAGGTGATGTGTTAACCGTCGACTCTCAACACAACTACATCCATGCTGAAAATAAGCTGGTTGCGACGGTAGGTGTCGACAACCTGATTATTGTCGAAACCAAAGACGCTATATTGGTTGCAAATAAAGACAAGGTTCAGGGTGTTAAATCGATTGTCAGTCAACTAAATCAAGCGGGTCGCACAGAACATGTGCATCATCGTGAGGTGTTTAGACCTTGGGGTAAATACGATGTTATCGACCTAGGCAAGCGCGACAAAGTTAAACGTATCACCGTTAAACCCGGTCACAAGTTGTCGTTACAAATGCACCACCATAGAGCGGAACATTGGGTAGTCGTGGCGGGTACTGCGAAAGTGACCAACAATGAGAAAACCTATCTGGTTGAAGAAGATCAATCCACTTACATCCCTTTAGGTCATATTCACAGCCTAGAGAACCCAGGGGATCTCCCACTCGAGATGATTGAAGTACAAACAGGTAGTCATTTAAGTGAAGGAGACATCATTCGATATCAAGACAGTTATGGGCGAGACGTGCGCAAGCAACAAGTCCACTCATCAAAGCACAACCAAACGAAATAAAGCAGCGACAAATCGATGAAACCAACATTAGACCTAAACTGCTTTAAGAACAACGATATCCGCGGCGTCATTGGTAAACAAATCAATGAGCCACTCGCCTACCTGCTCGGTAAGGCATTTGGCGAATACGTCCTATCCGCTAAGCCTGAAACCTCACTCGATGGTTTGGCGCAGGTAGTGATTGGTCGTGATAACCGCAAAACCTCCCTGTCATTACAAGAAGCCATGACCAAAGGCTTAATCGAGTCAGGGATTACCGTCATTGATCTAGGTATGACTGGCACTGAAGAGGTCTACTTTGCGACTCGTTACCTAAAAGCGATTGGCGGAATACAAATCACAGCCAGCCACAACCCAATCAATTACAACGGCATGAAAATGGTCGGTGTAGACGCTAGCCCTATCAGTAAAAACAGTGGTTTAGATGAAATCAAACGACGCATTGAAGAACTTAATCAAGAGCTGAACTGCAATTTACCGTTCGTTCATGCACAACCAAGTAACTCTAGTAGATCGAACAGTATTCTTGCTCCGTACGTCGAGCACCTACTCTCGTACATAACCCCATCAAAGCTGTCACCGATGAAGATTGTGGTTAATGCTGGGAACGGTGTTGCAGGACATATCATTGATGCTTTAGATAATAAATTTAACGAACTCGGTGTCCCTATCACCTTCATCAAAGTTCATCATAACCCTGATGGAAACTTCCCAAATGGTATTCCAAACCCTTTGATTAGAGAAAACCAAGCAGCCACTCGAGATGCCGTTTTAGAGCATTCTTCCAACCTTGGAATTGCTTGGGATGGAGACTTCGACCGATGCTTTTTCTTTGATGAGCAAGGTAATTACATCGAGGGTTATTACATTGTAGGGTTGCTTGCTGAAGCATTCTTGGTCAAACAGCCTAACACGAGTGTATTGCACGATATGCGCATGACCTGGAACACAATTGAAATCGCAAAAACGCATGGTGGAAAAGCGATTGGAATTAAAGCAGGACACGCACTGATCAAAGAGAAGATGCGTGAAACGAATGCCGTCTATGGGGGCGAAATGAGCGCACACCATTATTTTCGTGATTTTGGATATTGCGATTCAGGCATGATTCCTTGGCTATTGGTTATCGAGCTGATGTCGAAAACTCAACAATCTCTTCACCAATTAACGAGTACTAGTATAGATAGATTCCCCTCTTCCGGGGAGATCAATCGAAGAGTCTCAGACCCAGAGCAGGTCATGGCTTGCGTGTTATCGCACTACCAAGATAATGCCGTTGAGATCGATCACACAGACGGAATCAGCATGAATATGGGCTCATGGCGCTTCAACTTAAGAAAGTCCAATACCGAGCCATTAATACGCCTTAACGTTGAAACCAAACAAGATAAAGCTTTACTGTCACTTAAAGTCGACGAGTTACTGTCTTTTCTCATTTAAGAATACAGACACTTCCAGTTTTCAACTAAGATCCACAAAAAAGCCCTTATTAGCTGTTGCTAACTAAGGGCTTTGAATTTTCAGTAGCTTAATCGCTGACTGTAATTAGTCTATTTGTTACGACGAGCTTCAACAGCGTCTGCCAGCTGGCGAAGTACTGTTTCAGTGTCTTCCCAACCAATACACGCATCAGTAACAGATTGACCGTACGTTGCAGCTTTGCCCTCAACCAGGTCTTGGCGACCTTCAACAAGATGAGATTCAATCATCACACCAAAGATAGCTTTGTCGCCACCAGAAATTTGTGCGCTTACGTCATCAGATACGTTCATTTGACGCTTAAACTGCTTAGAGCTGTTTGCGTGGCTGAAATCGATCATCACTTTTTGTGGAAGACCAGAAGCTGCTAACTCTTCTTTAATCTTACCAACGTGTTCTGCGCTGTAGTTTGGCTCTTTACCACCACGTAGGATGATATGACAATCAGGGTTACCTGCTGTTTCAACGATAGCTGAGTGACCGTACTTAGTTACCGATAAGAAGTGGTGAGAAGCGCTAGCAGAGCGAATAGCATCTGTTGCAATCTTGATGTTGCCATCAGTACCATTCTTAAATCCTACTGGGCAAGATAGGCCAGAAGCCAGTTCGCGGTGAACTTGAGATTCTGTAGTACGTGCGCCGATTGCACCCCAGCTGATTAGGTCAGCAACGTATTGAGGCGTGATCATATCTAGGAATTCGCTTGCCGTTGGCATGCCCATGTCAGTTAGGTCCAGCAGTAGCTTACGTCCTAGACGAAGGCCATCATTTAGCTTGAACGTATCGTTCATGTACGGGTCATTAATTAGACCTTTCCAACCAACAGTTGTACGTGGCTTTTCAAAGTAAACACGCATTACGATTTCAAGGTTATCACCAAGTTCGTCACGCAACACTTTCAAACGCTTACCGTACTCAAGAGCAGCTTCTGTGTCATGAATAGAACATGGACCTACAATAACAAGCAAGCGGTCATCGCTCTGATCTAAAATATTGTGGATCGCTTTGCGGCTTTCAAAGGTTGTAGAAGAAGCAACTTCTGTCGCTGGAAACTTTTCTAAAACAGCAACAGGGGGTAATAACTCTTTTACTTTGTTAATTCTTACATCATCAGTCTGGAACATTGCTTACTTCTTCCTTTTTTCTATCCTTGAGCTGAATGTACGTTGTCTCACGTCACTTTCTATCAGCACTAATCTTCTTGTTCCTTGTAACTTAACTAGTAAAAACTCTAGTTTCAATCACTAATTAAAAATAAACGCAATTTTTTTTGTGTTTTATATTTAAAACACCCTGTATACCATTATTTACACGCTATCGATTGCGTATTTTATAGGAAGGTAAGAAGATCCATCCTTCAAGCTTCATCATGCATGTGAAATTGTGTCGAACTTAAAAACAAAAAAGCTCACGTGAACAGCGTGAGCTTTTATTTAATTACATTCTTTTCAATGGCTTGACGACACTATCAAGCCCTTCAATTTTCAGAGCAAGGCACAGTTTTAATAAGTCGCCGAGTTCACCAGACGGGAATCCCTTTTTATCGAACCACAGCAAATATTCTTCAGGTAAGTCAATCAGTGTACGACCTGCGTACTTTCCAAATGGCATCTGCATTCGAGCCAACTTAATCAGGTTCTCTTTCTCTAGCATTATTCGCTCTTTCTATGCATCATCTATGTTGTGTAGAGTATCACCTAAACGTTCAACCCAATAGTTGATCGCGTCTTTGGCATCATCCAGCAAGTCAATCATGGCTGAAAATCTTCGTAGCTGGTAAATTTAGTAGCAGTTCTAATTGGGCCGCCTGCACAACCAAACAAGAAAATGCTGGTTGCAACAAGCAAAAGGACTTTTAAAGAGTTCATAACGCACTTAGTTAAAATTAAGGAATCTAACTAAGTATGCTATACCCTATGTAAAAAGGTTGTAGAAAAAGGGGGTTAAAAATCAGAGCTAACTCTAAAATCAATCATGTTGAACAGTGTGTGCGTACTCTACAATTACCTGATTTCCTTCAATATAAGCATTTTGGATCTCACCATCAACACTCATTCTACTTTTCAGGTAGACCACTTTAGGCCCAGACTCATTGCCCTCTTTCAGCGAGGGGAATACATTCCTTGGTTCCAAATGAAGTAAACGACAAAAGTGACTAATGAAAGACATGGTTAATGGCGTCTCCCCTCTTAGCACTCTTGAGAAATCAAGCTGGTTCATGCCTAGCTTTTTTGAAAACTCCATCTGCGTAATTCGCATTCTCGATTTTTGTGACATCCACGTTTGATACAACGCGTCTCTGTCTAGTTCTGTGAATTCCATACCGGCTCCTTTATATAATTCATACCAATCAATTGTCCGGTTTTTCATACATGGCGTGTCAGGGTTCGGTTAGTGGAAACCAAAGGTTTGGTTTTGATATGCGCACAATTGTTGTACAGAGCGAAGCGAAACAACCCAAATTCATTCACTAAAACGATTAGAGCAAATGCTTTCTTTATTTATATCAATAATTTATACGTTAACGAACTAAACATATAGCAAGTTAATTTGTATCAAGAATTAAAAGTTCGAGATTGGCATTCCACATTTCAATCGATTGATTCGCATTTATAAAACTGGTTGGCTACATTTCGATTGCTCAAACGCACTTCTGGCAAACTATTTGAAAGAATAGGACGCAAAGCCACCGGTCTGTCGACAAATATTCTGTCTATGATAGCGGGGCCGCCACTTAATAGAATTTAAGTGTAAATGCATGCCGGGGTGCTCTCTTTTTTGTCGGCCAAATACAGTAAGGACAAATAATGAAACAACTCCAAAAAAAATCACTCATCGCGCTATCGCTTCTTAGCGTAAGCGGTGCAAGCTTCGGTCACGGTTATGTCTCGGCATACAACAATGGCGTAGCTGAGAGCCGTATTGCCCTATGTAAGTTCCCTGCAAGTGATACGCAAGAGAAAAACACCAACTGTGGTGGTATCCAATACGAACCACAAAGTGTAGAAGGCCCTGAAGGCTTCCCAGAAGTTGGCCCTGTTGATGGGAAAATCGCCAGTGCGCAATCTTCTTTAGCAGCAGCACTAGACGAACAAAAGGCAGACCGCTGGGTTAAACGCCCTATCAAGTCTGGTTCTCAATACTTCGAGTGGACATTCACAGCTAACCACAAGACTCGCGATTGGAAATATTACATTACTCAACCCGACTGGAATCCAAACCAGCCGTTGGCTCGCAGCTCTTTTGACTTAACGCCATTCTGTGTTGTTGAAGGCAATATGGAACAGCCACCGATGCAAGTCAGTCACTTGTGTAATGTGCCAGAGCGTGAAGGTTATCAAGTGATCCTTGCCGTATGGGATGTAGGTGACACTGCAGCAGCTTTCTACAACGTTATCGACGTGAAATTTGATGGCGACGGCCCTATCATTCCTGATTGGGATCAAGGTGGTCAAATCAACCCGACACAAGACCTGAATGTTGGTGACGCTGTTTATACGCGTGTATTCGACCAGTCTGGTGAGAACGCTTCATACAGCACTGAGCTTGTGATTGAAACTTCTGAACAAGGCAAAGCCAATAACTGGTCTTACGCGCTTGCTTCTAAGATCAACCAAGAGCAGACGCAAATCAAAGCAGGTCAATTGAATGACCAAGGCGATTTCGCACCCGTTTACGGCACGAATCCTGTTTATCTAAAAGCAGGCTCTGGCTTTAACAGTGTCGAAATCGGCTACAAGATTGATACTCCAGAACCCGAGCATGAGCTTGAAGTAACGGGCTTAGAATCAGAGTACATTATCGATGAGAGCCAACCTACTCAGCTTGATCTTACGTTAGCGGCAACAGGCGATATCCAAGCTGAGCTTACCGTGTACAACCATCACCGTGAAGCACTTGCATCTCAGAAATCGGACCTAACAGACGGACAAGTTGAAGATGTTCAACTGACTCTTTCTAAGTCTGAAGCTGGCCACCACATGC contains:
- a CDS encoding OsmC family protein: MQAEVKWVEGFKFLGHSQSGHSIVMDGSGGATAPSPMEMVLMAAGGCSSVDVVDGLKSAGQSITGCNAKLETKRRETAPKIFTVINIHFEVSGDNLDPDQVAKVCADSLEKYCSVCLMLGAGVEMTHSWEIV
- the msrB gene encoding peptide-methionine (R)-S-oxide reductase MsrB, translating into MNKLSKILVSLVVALPLISLFVSQTGTANTMDKTANSGKTEIATLAGGCFWCTESDLEKLTGVTDVISGYSGGELENPTYKQVSSGKSGHIEVINVTYNPDVVSYEQVLDQLFQHIDPTDDKGSFVDRGPQYRPAIFYHNQEQKDVAQNFMMEIDKAQIFGEPLKTELIKFEKFWPAEDYHQDYYKKSKVRYNYYRYASGRDQYLDKVFGDDRKENPQTIRQIIDGKNTTANAKTYSKPSDAEIKASLTSLQYNVTQDDATERPFDNKYWDNKQEGIYVDIVTGEPLFSSKDKYKSGTGWPSFTQPISETYVVTTTDYKLLYPRTEVRSKFGDSHLGHVFKDGPKPTGLRYCMNSAAMRFIPADKLAEEGYEEYVEMFEG
- a CDS encoding transposase; the protein is MSKYSRELKCIIAKQYLDGTSSLYLAKQYSISSRQIRYWAQVFAIHGTDSFLPTKHAATAQTKRKALNLMWANEWSLTHTSAVLNLSSLGYSLSGSNDLMSSVSRGSKCARKEDPQ
- a CDS encoding IS3 family transposase; the protein is MKHLLQTLQLSKSVFYYQAQTSKRPNSYERELRLIKSIYHEHKGRYGYRRIHLELKNQGVALNHKTVQRLMAQLNLKSTVRIKKYRSYRGESGTAAPNVLERDFSATQPDEKWVTDVTEFKVKEQKVYLSPVVDLFTQEVVAYRVAKNACLPLVTDMLTEAISTLKPNSKPIIHSDQGWQYRHRQYQKR
- a CDS encoding IS3 family transposase, whose translation is MAISPSTVSEKVAESGLTQSMSRKGNCLDNAVAENFFALLKTEMYHNQSFEDADALIEQIKEYIEYYNTKRIKVKLKGLTPIEYRTQALKAA
- a CDS encoding TrkH family potassium uptake protein — encoded protein: MNSLKRKGTFYTLKSDKKPRKGSEPKIILTSFLGVLIPSAILLTMPVFSVTGLSFTDALFTATSAISVTGLGVVDTGEHFTLAGKILLMFLMQVGGLGQMTLSAVLLYMFGVRLSLKQQALAKEALGQDRKINLRKLVKKIIIFALVAEFIGFVLLCFRWVPEMGWSTGSFYALFHAISAFNNAGFALFSDSMMSFVDDPLVIFTLAGLFIFGGLGFTVVGDLSSNWRKGFRHLHLHTKIMLTATPTLLLVGTVMFWLLERNNSATMEGLSTQGQWLAAFFQSASARTAGFNSVDLSQYTQPALLVMIVLMLIGAGSTSTGGGIKVSTFAVAFVATWTFLRQKKHVVMFKRTVTWQAVTKSLAIIVVSGALLTTAMFLLMLTEKAAFDRVMFEVISAFATVGLTAGLTANLTEPGKYIMIVVMVIGRIGPLTLAYMLARPEPSLLKYPEDTVLTG
- a CDS encoding potassium channel family protein, with translation MSDKQYAVIGLGRFGLSVCKELQSSGAQVLAVDIDEERVKEAAAFVSQAIVANCTSEETVKELRLDDYDMVMVSIGSDVNSSILTTLVVKESGAKAVWVKANDKFHGKILSKIGADHIIMPERDMGIRVARKMLDRRVLEFIDLGSGLAMTEIVIGAKLLGKKLGDLKLCKENGVEVLGFKRGPNLTKAPELDVSLEIGDVVIIAGPKETLSRKLRNW